A section of the Paramisgurnus dabryanus chromosome 4, PD_genome_1.1, whole genome shotgun sequence genome encodes:
- the LOC135786116 gene encoding uncharacterized protein, whose amino-acid sequence MKLFCILSYWIFLSEIKTSTTDDISIHGYTGQYIIVSCSHAYALNNRKYFCRDPCKNRDILVSSDRSPNRRFALKDYGTGTFTVTITDLQESDSGIYWCGVDRVGKDTYHEVNLKVSKGIVSEIFLTTQTDSTSSTSETSTPGVVNASSPDAFTDKDTKAVHADSVLYAVGAGLLAVIVFSVVLVCIFWYKKRVQTSAVSAPSTHTANDYKIEESNCDYENDPQERPNATTEKSKNKTKGFQRQTDPVYVNTCQHYGRS is encoded by the exons ATGAAGCTCTTTTGCATTCTCTCATACTGGATATTTCTGTCAG AAATCAAGACTTCAACTACTGATGATATTTCTATCCATGGATACACAGGACAATACATCATAGTTTCATGCTCTCATGCTTATGCCCTGAACAACAGAAAGTATTTCTGCAGAGATCCATGTAAAAACCGAGATATTCTAGTTTCATCTGATCGTTCACCTAACAGGAGATTTGCACTGAAGGATTATGGGACAGGAACGTTCACAGTGACCATCACTGATCTACAGGAGTCAGACTCTGGGATTTACTGGTGTGGAGTGGACAGAGTCGGTAAAGACACATATCATGAAGTCAATCTGAAAGTATCTAAAG GGATCGTTTCTGAGATTTTCCTGACCACACAAACAGATTCCACATCCTCAACCAGTGAAACCAGCACACCAG GTGTTGTCAATGCATCATCACCTGATGCTTTTACTGACAAAGACACAAAAGCAG TCCATGCAGATTCTGTCCTCTATGCGGTCGGAGCTGGGCTTCTAGCTGTGATTGTATTTTCTGTTGTACTGGTCTGCATTTTTTGGTACAAAAAGAGAGTACAGACATCAGCAG TGTCAGCACCATCTACACACACGGCTAATGATTATAAAATCGAGGAG AGCAACTGTGATTATGAGAATGATCCACAAGAGAGACCGAATGCAACCACAGAGAAATCTAAAAACAAGACTAAAGGCTTTCAGAGGCAAACAGATCCGGTCTACGTGAATACATGTCAACACTATGGCAGATCCTAA
- the LOC135760384 gene encoding B-cell receptor CD22-like isoform X2, whose amino-acid sequence MLISTRFDMEMCFRISLMFLLMTADVDGQQDWGVNYSPSNVCALRESTVILSCTLKQPHHSVKAAIWTKSANTGSNLCPDTNNRGRVQCVYSKSKDTISITLTQVTEADKNIYYCKFTTNCGYSCGHKNNVWTGTPGVQLDVTDLQVVTENQKVKVGDSVTLTCKTTCSLTEETTFIWYRNTERFTKGRITLNQLHLQSVRRDDSGDYRCDAVRGSERLLSSPNVHLNVEYDDQLGWGVNYSPSYVCALRGSTVRISSTIKYPKDYVVNKAVWTKTAVTDGEPPDLCLDPENRTRVQCHSENKDSHSITLTDVTEADKHIYYCRFTTDCGYNCKNNVWRGIPGVQLDVTDLQVETNQRVKEGDSVTLTCKTTCSLTEETTFIWYRNTERFTKGRITLNQLHLQSFSRDDSGVYRCAAAVRGSERLSSPDVYLTVVVVDQQDWGVNYSPSYVCALRGSTVRITCTLKYPSGYVFNKVFWTKAVESQVEHPNLCLDPTYKRGVCQSENENPFSITLTDVTEADKHIYYCRFTTDEDGKWTGVPGVQLDVTDLQVETNQKVKEGDSVTLTCKTTCRLTEETTFIWYRNTERFTKGIKTLNQLHLQSVSRDDSGVYRCVAVRGSKRLLSSPDVYLSVEYPPEKTSASISRSGEIVEGESVTLTCSSESNPPVYNYNWFKGEKLVGSGQIYSITSIKSDHSGEYKCKSRNKHGHKYSDAVVLNVMYAPRNVSASISRSGKIMEGDSVNLTCSSESNPPVQIYSWFKGEKSVGSGQIYSITSIRSDNSGEYKCKSGNKHGEKDSDAVMLDVMYAPRNVVVSISGSGEIMEGDSVNLTCSSESNPPVHNYSWFKENETSSVGSGQTYSITNINSRDSGWFYCEAQNEVGSQRSAAISVKGVQSSALYAVSGIVGCLLLVIIIFIILYKWKKRKNGEDQDKSLNRAAGSASPNDVPLYSIVELSTNQIEALKSADTDDVQYASVRHIRKKELNDYEEMDCQYMNFKKHPTSDPHSSADVIYSSLK is encoded by the exons ATGCTCATTAGCACG AGGTTTGATATGGAGATGTGTTTCAGAATATCTCTGATGTTTCTGCTCATGACTGCTG ATGTTGATGGTCAGCAGGATTGGGGAGTGAATTACAGCCCTTCAAATGTTTGTGCATTAAGAGAATCAACAGTGATATTATCTTGTACTTTAAAACAACCTCATCATAGCGTTAAAGCAGCCATCTGGACCAAATCAGCAAATACAGGATCAAACCTGTGCCCAGACACAAATAACAGAGGAAGAGTTCagtgtgtttacagtaaatctaAAGACACTATCAGTATCACTTTGACACAAGTGACAGAAGCTGATAAAAACATCTACTACTGCAAATTTACAACAAACTGTGGATACAGCTGTGGCCACAAGAACAATGTATGGACAGGGACTCCTGGAGTTCAGCTTGATGTCACAG ACCTGCAGGTGGTGACAGAAAATCAGAAAGTAAAGGTTGGAGATTCAGTGACTCTTACATGTAAAACCACCTGCAGTCTGACTGAAGAAACAACATTCATCTGGTACAGAAACACAGAGAGATTCACTAAAGGAAGAATTACATTGAATCAACTTCACCTGCAGTCAGTCAGACGTGATGATTCAGGAGATTATAGATGTGATGCTGTAAGAGGATCTGAACGTCTTCTCTCCTCTCCTAATGTTCATCTTAATGTTGAGT ATGATGATCAGCTGGGTTGGGGAGTGAATTACAGCCCTTCATATGTTTGTGCATTAAGAGGCTCAACAGTGAGAATATCTTCTACAATTAAATATCCTAAAGACTATGTGGTCAATAAAGCCGTCTGGACTAAAACTGCTGTGACTGATGGAGAGCCTCCTGACCTGTGTTTGGATCCAGAAAACAGAACAAGAGTTCAGTGTCACAGTGAAAATAAAGACTCTCACAGCATCACTTTGACAGATGTGACAGAAGCTGATAAACACATCTACTACTGCAGATTTACAACAGACTGTGGATACAACTGTAAAAACAATGTATGGAGAGGGATTCCTGGAGTTCAGCTTGATGTCACAG ACCTGCAGGTGGAGACAAATCAGAGAGTGAAAGAGGGAGATTCAGTGACTCTTACATGTAAAACCACCTGCAGTCTAACTGAAGAAACAACATTCATCTGGTACAGAAACACAGAGAGATTCACTAAAGGAAGAATTACATTGAATCAACTTCACCTGCAGTCATTCAGTCGTGATGATTCAGGAGTTTATAGATGTGCTGCTGCTGTAAGAGGATCTGAACGTCTGTCCTCTCCTGATGTTTATCTTACAGTAGTTG TTGTTGATCAGCAGGATTGGGGAGTGAATTACAGCCCTTCATATGTTTGTGCATTAAGAGGATCAACAGTGAGAATAACCTGTACTTTAAAATATCCATCTGGCTATGTGTTCAATAAAGTCTTCTGGACTAAAGCTGTTGAATCTCAAGTGGAACACCCAAACCTGTGTCTGGACCCAACATACAAAAGAGGAGTTTGTCAAAGTGAGAATGAAAACCCTTTCAGCATCACTTTGACAGATGTGACAGAAGCTGATAAACACATCTACTACTGCAGATTTACAACAGATGAAGATGGTAAATGGACAGGAGTTCCTGGAGTTCAGCTTGATGTCACAg ACCTGCAGGTGGAGACAAATCAGAAAGTGAAAGAGGGAGATTCAGTGACTCTTACATGTAAAACCACCTGCAGACTGACTGAAGAAACAACATTCATCTGGTACAGAAACACAGAGAGATTCACTAAAGGAATAAAAACATTGAATCAACTTCACCTGCAGTCAGTCAGTCGTGATGATTCAGGAGTTTATAGATGTGTTGCTGTAAGAGGATCTAAACGTCTTCTGTCCTCTCCTGATGTTTATCTTAGTGTTGAGT ATCCTCCTGAGAAAACTTCAGCATCCATCAGTCGATCTGGTGAAATAGTGGAGGGTGAATCAGTGACTCTGACCTGCAGCAGTGAATCAAATCCACCTGTTTACAACTACAACTGGTTTAAAGGAGAAAAGTTAGTGGGATCTGGACAGATCTACAGCATCACGAGTATCAAATCAGATCACAGTGGAGAATACAAGTGCAAGTCCAGAAATAAACATGGACATAAATATTCAGATGCTGTGGTGCTGAATGTGATGT ATGCACCAAGAAATGTTTCGGCATCCATCAGTAGATCTGGTAAAATAATGGAGGGTGATTCAGTGAATCTGACCTGCAGCAGTGAATCAAATCCACCTGTTCAGATCTACAGCTGGTTTAAAGGAGAAAAGTCAGTGGGATCTGGACAGATCTACAGCATCACGAGTATCAGATCAGATAACAGTGGAGAATACAAGTGCAAGTCCGGAAATAAACATGGAGAGAAAGATTCAGATGCTGTGATGCTGGATGTGATGT ATGCACCAAGAAATGTCGTGGTGTCCATCAGTGGATCTGGTGAAATAATGGAGGGTGATTCAGTGAATCTGACCTGCAGTAGTGAATCAAATCCACCTGTTCACAACTACAGCTGGTTTAAGGAGAATGAAACATCATCTGTTGGATCTGGACAGACGTACAGCATCACTAACATTAACTCCAGAGACAGTGGATGGTTTTACTGTGAGGCTCAGAATGAAGTCGGATCTCAGAGATCTGCTGCTATATCAGTCAAAG GGGTTCAGAGTTCTGCTCTGTACGCCGTTTCTGGGATTGTGGGATGCCTCTTGTTGGTTATCATCATTTTCATCATACTGTATAAATG gaaaaagagaaaaaatggtgAAGATCAG GACAAAAGTCTTAACAGAGCAGCAGGATCAGCTTCACCCAATGATGTTCCACTTTACTCAATAGTAGAattatcaaccaatcagattgaaGCCTTAAAATCTGCTGATACGGATGATGTTCAGTACGCCAGTGTCCGACACATTAGAAAGAAAGAGTTGAATGATTATGAAGAAATGGACTGCCAGTATATGAACTTTAAAAAGCATCCTACCTCTGATCCTCACAG CTCCGCTGATGTGATCTACAGTTCACTCAAATGA
- the LOC135760384 gene encoding B-cell receptor CD22-like isoform X3, whose product MLISTRFDMEMCFRISLMFLLMTADVESQYLLEMNYSPSYVCALRGSTVTVHCALQYPSIYLLGYPVTTAFWTKSVYIPGTEPPNLCLDTNYRGKIQCHNQQTHGITLTQVTEADKHIYYCGLTTNCGYNCYNLWTGVPGVQLDITDLQVETNQRVKEGDSVTLTCKTTCSLTEETTFIWYKNTQIFTEYRVNQLHLRSVSRDDSGVYRCEAVRGSERILSSPGVYLRVGDVDGQQGWGVNYSPSYVCALRGSTVRINCTLKYPSGHVVNKVFWSETAYIPDGEPPDLCLDPENKRGVQCYSEYKDTHSITLTDVTEADKHIYYCRFITNAVGGKWTGSPGAQLDVTDLQVETNQRVKEGDSVTLTCKTTCSLTEETTFIWYRNTERFTKGRITLNQLHLQSFSRDDSGVYRCAAAVRGSERLSSPDVYLTVVVVDQQDWGVNYSPSYVCALRGSTVRITCTLKYPSGYVFNKVFWTKAVESQVEHPNLCLDPTYKRGVCQSENENPFSITLTDVTEADKHIYYCRFTTDEDGKWTGVPGVQLDVTDLQVETNQKVKEGDSVTLTCKTTCRLTEETTFIWYRNTERFTKGIKTLNQLHLQSVSRDDSGVYRCVAVRGSKRLLSSPDVYLSVEYPPEKTSASISRSGEIVEGESVTLTCSSESNPPVYNYNWFKGEKLVGSGQIYSITSIKSDHSGEYKCKSRNKHGHKYSDAVVLNVMYAPRNVSASISRSGKIMEGDSVNLTCSSESNPPVQIYSWFKGEKSVGSGQIYSITSIRSDNSGEYKCKSGNKHGEKDSDAVMLDVMYAPRNVVVSISGSGEIMEGDSVNLTCSSESNPPVHNYSWFKENETSSVGSGQTYSITNINSRDSGWFYCEAQNEVGSQRSAAISVKGVQSSALYAVSGIVGCLLLVIIIFIILYKWKKRKNGEDQDKSLNRAAGSASPNDVPLYSIVELSTNQIEALKSADTDDVQYASVRHIRKKELNDYEEMDCQYMNFKKHPTSDPHSSADVIYSSLK is encoded by the exons ATGCTCATTAGCACG AGGTTTGATATGGAGATGTGTTTCAGAATATCTCTGATGTTTCTGCTCATGACTGCTG ATGTTGAGAGTCAGTATCTTCTGGAAATGAATTACAGCCCTTCATATGTTTGTGCATTAAGGGGATCAACAGTAACAGTGCATTGTGCTTTACAATATCCTTCAATATATCTTCTTGGTTATCCGGTCACAACAGCCTTCTGGACCAAATCAGTTTATATACCTGGAACAGAACCACCAAACCTGTGTTTAGACACAAATTACAGAGGAAAGATTCAGTGTCACAATCAACAGACTCACGGTATCACACTGACACAAGTGACAGAAGCTGATAAACACATCTACTACTGTGGATTAACAACAAACTGTGGATACAACTGTTACAATTTATGGACAGGAGTTCCTGGAGTTCAGCTTGATATCACAG ACCTGCAGGTGGAGACAAATCAGAGAGTGAAAGAGGGAGATTCAGTGACTCTTACATGTAAAACCACCTGCAGTCTGACTGAAGAAACAACATTCATCTggtacaaaaacacacaaatattcaCAGAATACAGAGTAAATCAACTTCACCTGCGGTCAGTCAGTCGTGATGATTCAGGAGTTTATAGATGTGAGGCTGTAAGAGGATCTGAACGTATTCTGTCATCTCCTGGTGTTTATCTCAGAGTAGGAG ATGTTGATGGTCAGCAGGGTTGGGGAGTGAATTACAGCCCTTCGTATGTTTGTGCATTAAGAGGATCAACAGTGAGAATAAACTGTACTTTAAAATATCCATCTGGCCATGTGGTGAATAAAGTCTTCTGGAGCGAAACTGCATATATACCTGATGGAGAACCACCTGACCTGTGTTTGGACCCAGAAAACAAAAGAGGAGTTCAGTGTTACAGTGAATATAAAGACACTCACAGCATCACTTTGACAGATGTGACAGAAGCTGATAAACACATCTACTACTGCAGATTTATAACAAACGCAGTAGGTGGTAAATGGACAGGAAGTCCTGGAGCTCAACTTGATGTAACAG ACCTGCAGGTGGAGACAAATCAGAGAGTGAAAGAGGGAGATTCAGTGACTCTTACATGTAAAACCACCTGCAGTCTAACTGAAGAAACAACATTCATCTGGTACAGAAACACAGAGAGATTCACTAAAGGAAGAATTACATTGAATCAACTTCACCTGCAGTCATTCAGTCGTGATGATTCAGGAGTTTATAGATGTGCTGCTGCTGTAAGAGGATCTGAACGTCTGTCCTCTCCTGATGTTTATCTTACAGTAGTTG TTGTTGATCAGCAGGATTGGGGAGTGAATTACAGCCCTTCATATGTTTGTGCATTAAGAGGATCAACAGTGAGAATAACCTGTACTTTAAAATATCCATCTGGCTATGTGTTCAATAAAGTCTTCTGGACTAAAGCTGTTGAATCTCAAGTGGAACACCCAAACCTGTGTCTGGACCCAACATACAAAAGAGGAGTTTGTCAAAGTGAGAATGAAAACCCTTTCAGCATCACTTTGACAGATGTGACAGAAGCTGATAAACACATCTACTACTGCAGATTTACAACAGATGAAGATGGTAAATGGACAGGAGTTCCTGGAGTTCAGCTTGATGTCACAg ACCTGCAGGTGGAGACAAATCAGAAAGTGAAAGAGGGAGATTCAGTGACTCTTACATGTAAAACCACCTGCAGACTGACTGAAGAAACAACATTCATCTGGTACAGAAACACAGAGAGATTCACTAAAGGAATAAAAACATTGAATCAACTTCACCTGCAGTCAGTCAGTCGTGATGATTCAGGAGTTTATAGATGTGTTGCTGTAAGAGGATCTAAACGTCTTCTGTCCTCTCCTGATGTTTATCTTAGTGTTGAGT ATCCTCCTGAGAAAACTTCAGCATCCATCAGTCGATCTGGTGAAATAGTGGAGGGTGAATCAGTGACTCTGACCTGCAGCAGTGAATCAAATCCACCTGTTTACAACTACAACTGGTTTAAAGGAGAAAAGTTAGTGGGATCTGGACAGATCTACAGCATCACGAGTATCAAATCAGATCACAGTGGAGAATACAAGTGCAAGTCCAGAAATAAACATGGACATAAATATTCAGATGCTGTGGTGCTGAATGTGATGT ATGCACCAAGAAATGTTTCGGCATCCATCAGTAGATCTGGTAAAATAATGGAGGGTGATTCAGTGAATCTGACCTGCAGCAGTGAATCAAATCCACCTGTTCAGATCTACAGCTGGTTTAAAGGAGAAAAGTCAGTGGGATCTGGACAGATCTACAGCATCACGAGTATCAGATCAGATAACAGTGGAGAATACAAGTGCAAGTCCGGAAATAAACATGGAGAGAAAGATTCAGATGCTGTGATGCTGGATGTGATGT ATGCACCAAGAAATGTCGTGGTGTCCATCAGTGGATCTGGTGAAATAATGGAGGGTGATTCAGTGAATCTGACCTGCAGTAGTGAATCAAATCCACCTGTTCACAACTACAGCTGGTTTAAGGAGAATGAAACATCATCTGTTGGATCTGGACAGACGTACAGCATCACTAACATTAACTCCAGAGACAGTGGATGGTTTTACTGTGAGGCTCAGAATGAAGTCGGATCTCAGAGATCTGCTGCTATATCAGTCAAAG GGGTTCAGAGTTCTGCTCTGTACGCCGTTTCTGGGATTGTGGGATGCCTCTTGTTGGTTATCATCATTTTCATCATACTGTATAAATG gaaaaagagaaaaaatggtgAAGATCAG GACAAAAGTCTTAACAGAGCAGCAGGATCAGCTTCACCCAATGATGTTCCACTTTACTCAATAGTAGAattatcaaccaatcagattgaaGCCTTAAAATCTGCTGATACGGATGATGTTCAGTACGCCAGTGTCCGACACATTAGAAAGAAAGAGTTGAATGATTATGAAGAAATGGACTGCCAGTATATGAACTTTAAAAAGCATCCTACCTCTGATCCTCACAG CTCCGCTGATGTGATCTACAGTTCACTCAAATGA